In the genome of Notamacropus eugenii isolate mMacEug1 chromosome 5, mMacEug1.pri_v2, whole genome shotgun sequence, one region contains:
- the CLDND2 gene encoding claudin domain-containing protein 2 yields the protein MGVKRSLQSAGLFLGVLANVLVVLAASTDFWSRFSDGHNGLWRLCRKNNCTNSPCETMLAVTAACLVLAAGAGLLAWVLGVRVLHASRDGTLIPPRGRNACLVFFLSALLLLAGMVGYTARDAWKVDSFFSWSYFTAWLALPFSILAGFCFLFADMILQSTDAISGFPVCL from the exons ATGGGGGTGAAGAGGAGCCTGCAGAGCGCCGGCCTGTTCCTGGGCGTCTTGGCCAACGTCCTGGTCGTGCTGGCCGCCTCCACCGACTTTTGGAGCCGCTTCTCGGACGGCCACAACGGCCTGTGGCGGCTGTGTCGAAAGAACAACTGCACCAACTCGCCCTGCGAGA cCATGCTGGCGGTGACGGCGGCCTGCCTGGTCTTGGCTGCAGGCGCGGGCCTGTTGGCCTGGGTGCTGGGCGTCCGAGTCCTGCACGCGTCCCGGGACGGCACCCTCATCCCACCCCGGGGCCGGAACGCCTGCCTAGTCTTCTTCCTGAGCG CGCTGCTCCTGCTGGCAGGCATGGTGGGCTACACTGCGCGGGACGCGTGGAAGGTGGACAGCTTCTTCTCCTGGTCCTACTTCACCGCCTGGCTAGCCCTGCCCTTCTCCATCCTCGCAG GTTTCTGCTTCCTCTTCGCGGACATGATCCTGCAGAGCACAGACGCCATCAGCGGCTTCCCCGTGTGCCTGTGA
- the LOC140503643 gene encoding uncharacterized protein isoform X3 produces MKKREWNSLSHSAGLVTFKVALNTLCFMLLLLTVFLPYWLKIQVSHTHFYLGLWKPCGDKMCEDIQKSVLIKVVQVLMGMAIVTGFLAFLDIFLILINVVNDRTFFYIFSALCSFVTALLCLVGQSIFMVSMHVISIHSTNHFFFEWVFYLGWGTSTLYLLSGSLTLVRRHSKKVKPRSRITTTSTQEPKSTMS; encoded by the exons atgaagaaacgGGAATGGAATTCACTCAGCCACTCTGCGGGCCTGGTGACCTTCAAAGTGGCCCTAAACACCCTCTGCTTTATGCTTCTCCTTCTCACCGTGTTCTTGCCCTACTGGCTGAAGATTCAAGTGTCTCATACCCATTTCTACCTGGGCCTATGGAAGCCCTGTGGGGATAAAATGTgtgaggatattcagaagtcag TCTTAATTAAGGTAGTCCAAGTGCTGATGGGCATGGCCATTGTAACAGGCTTCCTGGCTTTTCTGGACATCTTCCTGATATTGATCAATGTAGTGAATGATAGAACATTCTTCTACATTTTCTCTGCCCTGTGTAGCTTTGTCACTG CCTTACTGTGCCTTGTTGGCCAGAGCATCTTCATGGTCAGCATGCACGTAATATCTATCCATAGCACCAATCACTTTTTCTTCGAATGGGTCTTCTATCTAGGCTGGGGTACTTCCACACTGTACCTCCTGAGTG GCTCTCTGACACTGGTGAGGAGGCACTCCAAAAAGGTGAAGCCAAGAAGCAGAATTACAACCACGTCAACCCAAGAACCCAAGTCAACCATGAGCTGA
- the ETFB gene encoding electron transfer flavoprotein subunit beta, with protein sequence MAELRALVGVKRVIDYAVKIRVKPDRTGVVTDGVKHSMNPFCEIAVEEAVRLKEKKLLKEVIAVSCGPKQCQETLRTALAMGADRGIHVEVPEQEAERLGPLQVSRVLSALAQREKVGLVLLGKQAIDDDCNQTGQMTAAMLDWPQGTFASKVSLEGDKLTVEREIDGGLETVRLKLPAVVTADLRLNEPRYATLPNIMKAKKKKIEVMKPGDLGVDTSSRISVISVEDPAQRTAGVKVETTEDLIAKLKEAGHI encoded by the exons ATGGCGGAGCTGCGCGCGCTGGTTGGAGTCAAACGGGTCATAGATTATGCTGTGAAG ATCCGAGTGAAGCCGGACCGGACCGGCGTGGTGACGGATGGGGTGAAGCACTCCATGAACCCCTTCTGCGAGATCGCGGTGGAGGAGGCCGTGCGCCTCAAGGAGAAGAAGCTGCTCAAGGAGGTGATCGCGGTCAGCTGCGGCCCCAAGCAGTGCCAG GAGACCCTTCGCACGGCCCTGGCCATGGGCGCTGACCGAGGCATCCACGTGGAGGTGCCGGAGCAGGAAGCGGAGCGCCTGGGGCCCCTCCAGGTGTCTCGGGTGCTCAGTGCTTTggcccagagagagaaagtcGGGCTGGTTCTGCTGGGGAAGCAG GCTATCGATGATGACTGTAATCAGACTGGACAGATGACCGCAGCCATGCTGGACTGGCCTCAG GGCACATTTGCCTCAAAAGTTTCACTAGAGGGGGACAAGTTGACAGTGGAGCGAGAGATTGATGGTGGGCTTGAGACAGTTCGCCTCAAGCTGCCTGCTGTGGTGACTGCTGATCTTCGGCTGAATGAGCCCCGATATGCTACTCTGCCCAACATCATG AaagccaaaaagaagaaaattgaagtGATGAAGCCTGGGGACCTTGGGGTGGACACGTCCTCCCGCATTTCTGTGATCAGTGTTGAGGATCCTGCACAGCGCACAGCAGGGGTGAAGGTGGAAACCACGGAGGACCTCATAGCCAAATTGAAAGAGGCAGGGCATATTTGa
- the LOC140503648 gene encoding protein NKG7-like: MHLRWVLALLSESLALTLLLVALSTDNWITAVGPKHQAHSGLWHPDKDSVKDFIQATRAFIILAALAGLLSISCLILVITSSLFTFSLSHLASLISCITAFAAALCNTVGMAVYTGERWNEPSDSQIQTTFGWSFYMGWISVILFFFTGVLSLAVHHPNYETLA, encoded by the exons ATGCACCTCCGTTGGGTGCTTGCCCTGCTCTCTGAGAGCCTTGCTCTGACCCTCCTGCTAGTTGCACTGAGTACTGATAACTGGATCACAGCTGTAGGCCCTAAACACCAGGCCCACTCTGGCCTCTGGCATCCGGATAAGGATTCTGTGAAAG ATTTCATCCAGGCCACCCGGGCCTTCATCATCCTGGCTGCACTGGCGGGTCTGCTGTCTATCTCCTGTCTGATCCTCGtcatcacttcatctctcttcaCCTTCAGCCTCAGTCACCTGGCCTCTTTGATTTCTTGCATCACAGCCTTTGCTGCAG CCCTCTGCAACACTGTGGGAATGGCTGTCTACACTGGAGAGCGATGGAATGAGCCAAGTGATTCTCAGATTCAGACCACCTTTGGCTGGTCCTTCTACATGGGATGGATTTCTGTCATCCTCTTCTTTTTTACTG GAGTCCTGAGTCTTGCTGTACACCATCCCAACTATGAGACCTTAGCTTGA